Proteins encoded within one genomic window of Candidatus Binatota bacterium:
- a CDS encoding phosphotransferase family protein — protein sequence MPTMWERDLDRDRTQFYDWLDRKLDHPDKLVVGELVSPSSSGFSNDTLLCDVSWDGGRQCESCVVRIQPQGFTVFPDYDLSLQYLCMQKLADSAVPVPLVLWTENDDQSVFGAPFYVMRHVKGRVPGDNPPYHSEGWLHELSPTERNQVWLGGFECMAGIHSLDWKNMGFDFLAGADSPDVLQAQLDNYDDFFAWASRGREQPVAGVAREWLRKNAPAVDHPVVSWGDARIGNVIFDDNCRPAAVLDWEMACMGTAEQDVAWGIFLDRHHSEGISTPRLEGFCSYEASLEHYQRCADRELGDLHYWEVFAGFRFSVIMMRISQQLVRYELMDEAAGYAFEMDNTCTNLLAGLLDLAPPGETRTGFSQES from the coding sequence ATGCCAACCATGTGGGAACGCGATCTCGACCGAGACCGGACACAATTTTACGACTGGCTGGACCGCAAGCTGGATCATCCTGATAAGCTGGTGGTTGGCGAGCTCGTTTCACCCTCTTCTTCTGGATTTTCGAACGACACGTTGCTCTGCGATGTTTCGTGGGATGGTGGCAGGCAGTGTGAAAGCTGCGTTGTCCGCATTCAGCCACAAGGCTTCACCGTGTTCCCGGACTACGACCTTTCGTTGCAGTATCTCTGTATGCAAAAGCTCGCCGACAGCGCAGTGCCTGTACCATTGGTTTTGTGGACGGAAAACGACGATCAGTCGGTGTTCGGCGCACCGTTTTACGTGATGCGTCACGTAAAGGGGCGTGTCCCGGGTGATAACCCGCCCTATCATAGCGAGGGCTGGCTGCATGAACTCTCGCCGACAGAACGCAATCAAGTCTGGCTCGGGGGATTTGAGTGCATGGCCGGGATCCACAGTCTCGACTGGAAAAACATGGGATTTGATTTTCTCGCAGGCGCCGATTCACCCGACGTGCTGCAGGCCCAGTTGGACAACTACGACGATTTTTTTGCCTGGGCCTCGCGGGGCCGGGAGCAACCGGTAGCGGGGGTGGCCCGTGAATGGTTACGAAAGAATGCGCCCGCGGTTGATCACCCCGTTGTCTCCTGGGGAGACGCCCGTATCGGTAACGTGATTTTCGATGACAACTGTCGCCCCGCCGCTGTACTCGACTGGGAAATGGCCTGCATGGGCACCGCGGAGCAAGACGTAGCCTGGGGCATCTTCCTGGATCGCCATCACAGCGAGGGAATCTCCACCCCGCGGCTTGAGGGTTTCTGCTCCTACGAAGCATCCCTCGAGCACTACCAGCGCTGCGCGGACAGAGAACTCGGAGACCTCCACTACTGGGAGGTGTTTGCGGGTTTTCGATTCTCGGTGATCATGATGCGGATTTCTCAACAACTGGTGCGCTACGAGCTGATGGATGAAGCCGCTGGTTACGCTTTCGAGATGGATAACACCTGCACTAACCTGCTGGCCGGGCTTCTCGACCTCGCTCCTCCCGGTGAGACGCGGACGGGTTTTTCGCAAGAGAGTTGA
- the bioB gene encoding biotin synthase BioB: MTEGFRHNWTVAEAREIHDTSLGELLYLAQGVHREHHDPKQVQLCSLLSIKTGGCPEDCSYCPQSAHYEADVENEALIDVEAVLASASEARDAGATRFCMGAAWRDVRSGSQFDSVLDMVRGVNSLGMESCVTLGMLNAEQAGKLKDAGLTAYNHNIDTSREYYDKIITTRNFDERLETLAHVREAGITVCCGGIIGMGESINDRCAMLVELANLPRHPESVPVNALVPVEGTPLGDREPVEALELVRMVACARVMMPASVVRLSAGRSRLSEEAQLLCFMAGANSIFFGEKLLTTGNPDTDADRRLLEQAGLTAASINIQAETA, encoded by the coding sequence ATGACCGAAGGATTCAGACACAACTGGACGGTAGCCGAAGCCCGCGAGATCCACGACACTTCCCTGGGCGAGCTGCTCTACCTGGCCCAGGGTGTACACCGCGAGCACCACGACCCGAAGCAGGTCCAGCTCTGTTCGTTGCTCTCAATCAAGACGGGCGGTTGCCCCGAGGACTGTTCCTACTGTCCCCAAAGCGCTCACTACGAAGCCGACGTTGAGAACGAGGCGCTGATCGACGTAGAGGCCGTCCTGGCCTCGGCATCGGAAGCCAGGGACGCCGGCGCAACCCGTTTCTGCATGGGGGCGGCATGGCGCGACGTCCGTTCGGGCAGCCAGTTCGATTCGGTTCTCGACATGGTGCGTGGGGTCAACTCCCTGGGCATGGAGAGCTGCGTGACCCTGGGCATGCTCAACGCCGAGCAGGCGGGCAAGCTCAAGGATGCCGGACTTACGGCCTACAACCACAACATCGATACTTCCCGAGAGTACTACGACAAGATAATTACGACCCGCAACTTTGATGAACGACTCGAAACACTCGCCCACGTTCGCGAAGCCGGCATCACCGTGTGTTGCGGCGGTATAATCGGAATGGGCGAAAGTATTAACGATCGCTGTGCCATGCTGGTCGAACTGGCCAACTTGCCCAGACATCCCGAGAGCGTTCCTGTCAACGCCCTGGTGCCAGTAGAGGGCACTCCTCTGGGCGACCGCGAACCTGTTGAAGCACTGGAGTTGGTGCGCATGGTGGCCTGTGCCAGGGTTATGATGCCGGCCTCAGTGGTCCGGCTGTCAGCGGGCCGCAGCCGCCTATCGGAGGAAGCCCAGTTGTTGTGCTTCATGGCGGGTGCGAATTCGATCTTTTTTGGCGAGAAGCTGCTGACGACCGGCAATCCCGACACCGACGCTGACCGTCGCCTGCTCGAACAAGCGGGCCTGACTGCAGCGAGCATCAACATCCAGGCTGAAACAGCCTGA
- a CDS encoding metallophosphoesterase, which translates to MVSYFWRHFFSLLLGFVAFSQWACAWWMISWALGPQFTGSWLLHVAAPLVFYSVNRSLLPFEPRSNVTAWIQRAWTGLAFSSIFASLFLVFAWVVGSLTGAVLYALGASATLSLSAGALELARQLTTAGLLAVFTSMAWGYTRGQAELHINEISVAIPELAAALEGLRLVQLSDIHLGRFMSAERISRYVSIVNGLEPDLLCITGDITDGLAHAPQTFPALGGLRARHGVYAIMGNHDRATGADAVTAALHSWTDFEVLRDSGTVVDVGGASLHLIGLDDRGKDWARGLAKDPFLDELATAVPAGEPSVLLAHRPDLFPQAAELGLNLVLAGHTHGGQLSLPLPGRVRLSLARFMTRYPRGTYYSGGSCLHVNRGLGMTGQPVRIATPREITVITLSGHPRS; encoded by the coding sequence TTGGTCTCTTATTTCTGGAGACATTTTTTTTCACTACTGCTGGGTTTCGTAGCCTTTTCCCAGTGGGCCTGCGCGTGGTGGATGATCTCGTGGGCGCTGGGTCCACAATTCACGGGCAGCTGGTTGTTGCACGTGGCCGCACCACTGGTTTTCTACAGCGTTAACCGCTCGCTCCTGCCGTTCGAGCCGCGCAGTAATGTCACTGCGTGGATACAGCGAGCATGGACAGGGCTGGCGTTCAGCTCGATCTTCGCTTCCTTGTTCCTCGTTTTCGCGTGGGTCGTAGGCTCGCTTACCGGTGCTGTCCTCTATGCGCTCGGAGCATCGGCCACGTTGTCGCTTTCAGCAGGCGCACTCGAACTCGCTCGACAACTCACCACAGCGGGGCTGCTGGCAGTATTCACATCCATGGCCTGGGGTTACACTCGTGGGCAGGCCGAATTGCACATCAACGAGATCTCAGTGGCGATTCCCGAACTGGCCGCTGCTCTTGAGGGGCTGCGCCTGGTGCAGCTGAGCGATATTCACCTCGGCCGGTTCATGTCGGCTGAACGCATCAGCCGTTACGTTTCGATCGTAAACGGTCTTGAGCCTGATCTTCTGTGTATTACAGGTGACATCACCGATGGCCTCGCCCATGCCCCTCAGACTTTTCCCGCGCTGGGTGGTCTCCGCGCCCGCCATGGCGTTTACGCCATAATGGGGAATCATGATCGGGCGACCGGCGCCGATGCCGTGACGGCAGCCCTTCACTCCTGGACCGACTTTGAAGTCTTGCGCGACAGCGGGACAGTGGTGGATGTTGGAGGCGCGAGCCTGCACCTTATTGGCCTCGATGATCGAGGTAAGGATTGGGCCAGGGGCTTAGCGAAAGACCCATTCCTTGACGAACTCGCAACCGCCGTGCCTGCCGGGGAGCCCAGTGTTCTTCTCGCGCATCGCCCCGACTTGTTTCCCCAGGCGGCCGAGCTGGGCCTGAATCTCGTCCTGGCTGGCCACACCCATGGCGGGCAATTGTCACTGCCTCTGCCCGGGCGGGTGCGGCTATCCCTGGCGCGTTTTATGACCAGGTACCCACGCGGTACTTATTACAGCGGCGGGTCCTGCCTGCATGTGAACCGGGGCCTCGGGATGACCGGGCAGCCGGTCCGCATCGCGACCCCAAGGGAAATCACGGTGATCACGCTGTCCGGTCACCCACGGAGCTGA
- the cofE gene encoding coenzyme F420-0:L-glutamate ligase: MVTMLIPIEGVPMVLPGNDLAALLIEAIDKQKVGVKSGDILVVCQKVVSRAEGRVRKLAEVEPSTEALEFASAHDKDPAVVELALLEASEILRKKDGHLITRTGPGFVAANSGVDCSNQAAEGYATLLPEDSDKSALGLMLRLAAHYEAQVGVIISDTFGRAWRLGQMDLAIGCAGLLPIDDRQGGRDWAGKPLEHTSLAVADQLAAAAGIAMKKDAGVPAVLVRGSGAELGNGSAVELLRPPEDDLFT; encoded by the coding sequence ATGGTAACCATGTTGATACCCATCGAAGGCGTCCCCATGGTTCTGCCTGGGAACGATCTCGCCGCCTTGCTCATCGAGGCTATCGACAAGCAGAAGGTCGGCGTCAAATCCGGCGACATCCTGGTCGTATGCCAGAAGGTCGTGTCACGGGCCGAAGGAAGAGTGCGCAAGCTGGCCGAAGTCGAGCCCTCGACCGAGGCCCTTGAGTTTGCCAGTGCGCACGACAAAGACCCGGCCGTCGTAGAGCTGGCACTGCTTGAGGCGAGCGAAATCCTGCGAAAGAAGGACGGCCACCTTATCACGCGCACCGGTCCCGGCTTTGTTGCCGCCAACTCGGGCGTAGACTGCTCGAACCAGGCAGCAGAGGGTTACGCTACCCTGCTGCCCGAAGATTCGGACAAGTCGGCGCTCGGGCTGATGTTGCGACTCGCTGCCCACTACGAAGCGCAGGTCGGGGTGATCATTTCCGACACCTTCGGCCGCGCCTGGAGATTGGGACAGATGGACCTGGCCATAGGCTGCGCGGGGTTGTTGCCCATCGACGACAGGCAGGGTGGCCGTGACTGGGCGGGAAAACCCCTCGAGCACACATCTCTCGCGGTTGCCGATCAGCTGGCTGCCGCAGCCGGTATTGCCATGAAAAAAGACGCGGGAGTACCGGCCGTACTGGTACGAGGTAGTGGCGCCGAACTGGGTAACGGCAGTGCCGTAGAGCTGCTTCGGCCACCCGAGGATGACCTGTTCACCTGA
- a CDS encoding 2-phospho-L-lactate transferase, protein MRAMMDTLPANPRITLLAGGVGACRLLRGLAEVVDPRRLSVIVNTGDDEGFYGLQVSPDLDTVAYTLAGLAPIKRGWGIRGDTQNALPWLGRYFGDQWFSLGDRDLALHIYRSHLLREGSTLAQATRRICKQLDIRTSVLPMSNDPVRTILRSGRRRIAFQEWFVKQGARPRVDGITYQGASGASMAPGVSEALASADRVIIAPSNPYVSIAPMLSIPGLRSALAAVCRKTIAVSPLVEGRAVKGPLVAMMKSLGAGRGSAGIADFYEGLAASLVVSPGDAPPRRKATWPRLVERNTLLDSKRRSLALARFLLKIPLGGTDS, encoded by the coding sequence ATGAGAGCGATGATGGACACCTTGCCGGCCAACCCACGGATCACCCTGCTGGCGGGTGGAGTGGGCGCCTGCCGACTCCTTAGGGGTCTCGCCGAAGTCGTTGATCCCCGTAGGTTGAGCGTGATCGTCAACACGGGAGACGACGAGGGTTTCTATGGCCTGCAGGTCTCTCCCGACCTCGACACGGTGGCTTACACACTGGCCGGGCTTGCCCCGATCAAGAGAGGCTGGGGTATACGCGGCGATACGCAGAACGCCCTGCCCTGGCTGGGGCGTTATTTCGGCGACCAATGGTTCTCGCTTGGCGATCGGGACCTCGCCCTTCACATTTACCGTAGCCACTTGTTGAGAGAAGGCTCGACTCTTGCCCAGGCCACCCGGCGAATCTGCAAACAACTGGATATCAGGACCTCGGTATTGCCCATGAGCAATGACCCGGTGCGTACCATACTCAGGTCGGGTAGACGCCGCATTGCCTTCCAGGAGTGGTTCGTCAAGCAAGGAGCGCGTCCGAGGGTGGACGGCATCACTTACCAGGGCGCGTCCGGGGCCAGTATGGCACCCGGGGTGAGCGAGGCCCTGGCGTCGGCCGACAGGGTGATAATCGCTCCCAGTAACCCCTACGTGAGCATTGCGCCCATGCTTTCGATTCCGGGCCTGCGGTCGGCGTTGGCCGCCGTGTGCCGCAAGACCATCGCCGTTAGTCCCCTGGTTGAGGGTAGGGCCGTGAAGGGCCCCCTGGTCGCTATGATGAAAAGCCTGGGTGCAGGTCGAGGAAGCGCCGGCATAGCCGACTTCTACGAGGGGCTCGCGGCCTCGCTGGTCGTTTCGCCTGGGGACGCGCCACCGCGACGTAAAGCCACCTGGCCCCGCCTTGTTGAGCGCAACACCCTGCTGGATAGTAAGCGGCGTTCGCTGGCGCTTGCGCGCTTTCTCTTGAAGATACCACTCGGCGGGACGGACAGCTGA
- the cofH gene encoding 7,8-didemethyl-8-hydroxy-5-deazariboflavin synthase subunit CofH yields the protein MSYQTEQSPERVEYLFADQRDLETRLEATPPGLAAILERSLAGRAPNVEEATELFALQGDSLAALVGVADELRRRAVGDTVTYVINRNVNWTNVCFVGCKFCSFAHLKNSPRAYDRDVSDVLDRIGEGVALGATEVCMQGGLNPAMPDDGYLQLLRTVREAYPDLHIHAFSPMEIQYGAHRMKMAYRPYLELLLDAGLNTMPGTAAEIFDPEIRKVLTHDKLDTASWIEIVTTAHEVGLPTTSTMLYGHLETPRHMAEHIEVLRSIQRNTGGLSEFVPLRFIWQNTQLYAEGLVSPVPQGRLDIAVYATSRLMLDGLIDNLQSSWVKLGRELATLSLDAGCNDVGGTLMEESISREAGADSGEYTSAEELRSMIMSRGRKPRQRNTLYDLLDESDDGHLAGQPTDHPAGGWSGRLPTP from the coding sequence GTGAGTTACCAGACCGAACAGTCACCTGAGAGAGTCGAGTACCTGTTCGCTGACCAACGGGATCTCGAAACCCGCCTGGAGGCCACCCCGCCCGGCCTGGCGGCCATCCTCGAGCGTTCGCTGGCCGGACGGGCACCAAATGTCGAAGAGGCCACTGAGCTGTTCGCTTTGCAAGGCGATTCGCTGGCCGCCCTCGTGGGAGTCGCCGATGAGCTGAGACGACGCGCGGTAGGCGATACGGTGACCTACGTCATCAACCGCAACGTGAACTGGACCAACGTTTGTTTCGTGGGATGCAAGTTCTGCTCTTTCGCCCACCTCAAGAACAGTCCCCGCGCTTACGATCGCGATGTCTCTGACGTTCTCGATCGTATCGGCGAGGGCGTAGCGCTGGGGGCTACCGAGGTGTGCATGCAGGGTGGGCTCAACCCGGCTATGCCCGACGACGGCTACCTGCAACTCCTCCGAACAGTGCGCGAGGCCTACCCCGACCTTCACATTCACGCGTTTTCACCGATGGAGATCCAGTACGGCGCTCATCGAATGAAAATGGCCTATCGCCCGTATCTCGAGCTACTGCTCGACGCGGGTCTGAACACCATGCCCGGTACCGCGGCTGAAATTTTTGACCCGGAGATCCGCAAGGTACTTACCCACGACAAGCTCGACACCGCCAGCTGGATAGAAATCGTGACCACAGCCCACGAGGTGGGTTTGCCTACGACCTCCACCATGCTCTACGGTCACCTGGAAACACCACGGCACATGGCCGAACACATTGAGGTGCTGCGTAGCATCCAGCGCAACACCGGTGGACTCAGCGAGTTCGTGCCCTTGCGCTTTATCTGGCAGAACACCCAGCTTTACGCCGAGGGGCTGGTATCCCCGGTGCCACAGGGGCGTCTCGATATAGCGGTGTACGCAACCAGCCGATTGATGCTGGACGGACTGATCGATAACCTGCAGAGTTCCTGGGTCAAACTCGGTCGCGAGTTGGCCACCTTGAGTCTCGACGCCGGTTGTAATGATGTTGGTGGCACGTTGATGGAAGAGAGCATCTCGCGCGAAGCGGGCGCGGATTCGGGAGAGTACACTTCGGCCGAAGAACTCAGGAGCATGATCATGTCGAGGGGAAGAAAACCCCGACAACGCAATACCCTGTACGACCTGTTGGATGAGAGCGATGATGGACACCTTGCCGGCCAACCCACGGATCACCCTGCTGGCGGGTGGAGTGGGCGCCTGCCGACTCCTTAG
- the cofG gene encoding 7,8-didemethyl-8-hydroxy-5-deazariboflavin synthase subunit CofG: MVRNPLDRALARARAFERLGADDAYALLQAGSPRGGADGDREWSLTEEICELACRQRDRDRDRVLTWSPKVFLPVTNLCRDRCTYCTFRRDPGEAGEWTMTPDEIRQWSQRGKEAGCIEALMCLGDKPEIAFRGFSAELERWGATSTAEYVGLACSLALEADLLPHTNAGLLSIDEMRNLRPVNVSFGLMLENVSPRLRARGMPHQYAPDKDPAARVSMIADAGKLRIPFTSGILVGIGETEAERIASLLELRRLHEEYGHLQEVIIQNFRHKDSTPMSGFPEPTEDEFIRCVAIARLLLGPAMNIQAPPNLSPQGHARLVNAGINDWGGISPVTADYVNPGDPWPHLEDLSQTCSGLGFELEPRLPVYPEYANDEFLDPDMRRAVERFADLPAAVTAQGGAAQ, encoded by the coding sequence ATGGTCCGTAATCCTTTAGACAGAGCCCTTGCCAGGGCCCGGGCTTTTGAGCGGCTGGGCGCCGATGATGCTTATGCCCTTCTGCAAGCTGGCAGTCCCCGCGGAGGTGCTGACGGCGATCGCGAATGGTCTCTGACCGAAGAGATCTGTGAGCTGGCCTGCCGGCAGCGTGACCGTGATCGCGACCGCGTGCTCACCTGGTCTCCAAAGGTCTTTCTCCCTGTGACCAATCTTTGTCGGGACAGGTGTACGTACTGCACTTTTCGCCGGGATCCCGGCGAGGCAGGCGAATGGACCATGACCCCTGACGAGATCCGCCAGTGGTCTCAACGGGGGAAAGAAGCCGGCTGCATAGAAGCCCTCATGTGCCTTGGCGACAAACCCGAGATCGCGTTCCGCGGGTTCAGTGCCGAGCTCGAACGATGGGGTGCCACGAGCACGGCTGAGTACGTGGGCCTTGCATGCTCGCTGGCGCTCGAAGCCGACCTGTTGCCGCACACCAACGCGGGGCTGTTGTCGATCGATGAGATGCGCAACTTGCGACCGGTGAACGTGAGCTTCGGGTTGATGCTCGAGAATGTCAGCCCCCGTTTGCGTGCACGAGGAATGCCCCACCAGTACGCGCCCGATAAGGACCCGGCGGCAAGGGTCAGTATGATCGCCGACGCGGGCAAGCTGCGAATACCTTTTACCAGCGGCATACTCGTGGGCATAGGCGAAACCGAAGCTGAAAGAATCGCGAGCCTGCTCGAACTGCGTCGCTTGCACGAGGAGTACGGTCACCTGCAGGAAGTCATCATACAGAATTTCAGGCACAAGGACTCCACCCCGATGAGCGGTTTTCCGGAACCGACAGAAGACGAGTTCATACGCTGTGTGGCTATCGCCCGCCTGCTGCTGGGACCCGCGATGAACATACAGGCTCCGCCCAACCTCAGCCCGCAAGGGCACGCACGCCTGGTTAATGCCGGCATCAACGATTGGGGTGGCATCTCACCGGTGACAGCCGACTACGTTAATCCGGGCGACCCCTGGCCTCATCTCGAAGACCTGTCGCAAACCTGCTCGGGGCTGGGCTTCGAACTCGAGCCCCGCTTGCCGGTTTATCCCGAGTACGCGAACGACGAATTCCTGGACCCCGACATGCGACGGGCGGTTGAACGCTTTGCGGACCTGCCCGCGGCGGTCACGGCCCAGGGAGGGGCAGCCCAGTGA
- a CDS encoding sigma-54-dependent Fis family transcriptional regulator has protein sequence MTGKPVVLIVDDEAGVRESVRMVLKDDWETVTQPCGEDAIEWLKENSPALAFLDILMPGIDGLEVLEHIREGDSELPVVMLTATKTVRTAVKAMKLGAFDYITKPFDVDELRMVASRAIKNANLLREVDQLRSEVGSQYSVDNMIGESSLMQDVFNTVGRVAPLKTTVLISGESGTGKELIAKAIHYNSPRASETLVTINCAAIPDNLLESELFGHEKGSFTDASAKKTGQFEIADKGTLFLDEIGEMSPSLQAKLLRVLEEGEIMRVGGAGPLQVDVRVVAATHRDLRKLIEEGAFRADLYYRLNVVTVTLPPLRDRPDDIPLLIRHFVEKKTREHGLPPRTLGQDTVEQLLGYPWPGNVRELENVIERTLVLAPDCDEIGVNSLPPDMTAGPSTAGPGTRQMVLDGRKSLDLAVDEFEKDIIEEALSRARHNQTRAARTLGTTRRILKYRMDKLGIEQPDA, from the coding sequence ATGACAGGCAAACCGGTAGTTCTGATAGTTGATGACGAGGCTGGCGTGCGCGAATCAGTGCGCATGGTACTCAAGGACGATTGGGAGACGGTGACCCAGCCCTGTGGCGAAGACGCCATCGAGTGGCTGAAGGAAAACAGCCCCGCCCTCGCCTTTCTAGACATCCTCATGCCGGGTATCGACGGGCTCGAAGTGCTCGAGCACATTCGCGAGGGCGATAGCGAGCTGCCCGTGGTCATGTTGACGGCCACCAAGACAGTTCGCACGGCGGTGAAGGCCATGAAACTGGGAGCCTTTGACTACATCACCAAACCTTTTGATGTGGACGAGCTGCGCATGGTTGCCTCCCGTGCAATCAAAAACGCCAATCTGCTTCGTGAGGTTGACCAGCTTCGCAGTGAAGTTGGCTCTCAATACTCCGTGGACAACATGATCGGCGAATCCTCCCTGATGCAGGATGTCTTCAATACCGTGGGGCGAGTGGCCCCGCTGAAGACCACGGTGCTCATCAGCGGCGAATCGGGCACTGGTAAGGAACTCATTGCCAAGGCCATTCACTACAACAGCCCGCGGGCCAGTGAGACCTTGGTCACCATAAATTGCGCGGCCATTCCCGACAACCTGCTCGAGAGCGAACTGTTCGGTCACGAGAAAGGTTCGTTCACCGACGCGTCGGCAAAAAAGACCGGCCAGTTCGAAATCGCTGACAAGGGCACGCTGTTCCTTGACGAAATCGGCGAGATGAGCCCGTCCTTGCAAGCCAAGTTACTGAGGGTTCTCGAAGAAGGCGAGATCATGCGGGTGGGCGGCGCGGGCCCCTTGCAAGTCGATGTGCGGGTGGTTGCGGCCACCCACAGGGACCTGCGCAAGCTCATAGAAGAAGGCGCTTTCAGGGCTGACCTCTACTACCGGTTGAACGTGGTCACGGTCACCCTTCCTCCCCTGCGCGATAGGCCAGATGATATTCCGCTCCTGATTCGCCACTTCGTTGAAAAGAAAACCCGGGAGCACGGGCTTCCCCCGCGGACCCTGGGCCAGGATACAGTAGAACAACTGCTCGGCTATCCCTGGCCCGGCAACGTGCGCGAACTCGAGAACGTGATCGAGAGAACCCTCGTACTGGCACCGGACTGCGATGAGATCGGGGTCAACAGCCTGCCTCCTGACATGACGGCGGGGCCGTCTACGGCGGGACCGGGCACGCGGCAGATGGTGCTCGATGGACGCAAGAGCCTCGACCTTGCGGTGGACGAGTTTGAGAAGGACATCATCGAAGAGGCCCTCAGCAGGGCCCGACATAACCAAACCCGGGCCGCGCGAACCCTGGGCACGACCAGGCGGATTCTGAAATACCGCATGGACAAGCTCGGCATAGAGCAACCCGACGCATAG